A stretch of Coccidioides posadasii str. Silveira chromosome 2, complete sequence DNA encodes these proteins:
- a CDS encoding uncharacterized protein (EggNog:ENOG410PGN4~COG:D,P~BUSCO:12385at33183) — protein MADGIVPELGPPFSAADYANDGKVHILLAASGSVATIKLPNIAEALGRHANVSIRIVLTESSSKFLAGQSAEQPTLEQIRCLPNVDGIYQDLDEWKIPWVRGATILHIELRRWAHFMLIAPLSANTLAKMALGLADNLLLSVVRAWDVQGTVEPPRKIYVAPSMNTMMWKHPLTESQIKTLERGWNVDSTEGKGWITVLRPMEKELACGDTGDGAMRDWRVIVRFIEEHVGLSS, from the coding sequence ATGGCGGACGGTATTGTGCCAGAACTCGGGCCTCCATTTTCGGCTGCCGATTACGCCAACGATGGGAAGGTCCATATCCTACTTGCGGCCAGTGGCTCAGTCGCTACGATTAAGCTACCCAACATCGCTGAAGCTCTGGGCCGCCACGCCAATGTTTCCATCCGCATTGTTTTGACGGAGTCTTCCAGCAAATTCCTTGCCGGGCAGAGTGCGGAACAACCGACCCTAGAACAGATACGCTGCCTCCCGAATGTCGACGGCATATATCAGGATCTAGATGAGTGGAAGATTCCGTGGGTGAGAGGAGCTACTATCCTCCATATCGAACTACGAAGATGGGCGCATTTCATGCTTATAGCTCCATTATCAGCCAATACGCTGGCTAAGATGGCACTGGGACTCGCGGATAATTTACTGCTCTCGGTAGTTCGAGCTTGGGATGTACAAGGCACAGTTGAACCCCCAAGGAAGATATACGTTGCCCCAAGTATGAATACGATGATGTGGAAGCATCCGCTTACCGAAAGTCAGATCAAGACGTTGGAGCGGGGTTGGAACGTGGACTCTACGGAGGGAAAGGGCTGGATTACGGTCCTAAGACCGATGGAAAAAGAGCTTGCATGTGGTGATACTGGCGATGGCGCCATGCGGGATTGGAGGGTAATTGTGAGGTTTATCGAAGAACACGTGGGCTTGAGTTCTTGA
- the COQ2 gene encoding Para-hydroxybenzoate--polyprenyltransferase, mitochondrial precursor (PHB:polyprenyltransferase) (EggNog:ENOG410PFPH~COG:H~TransMembrane:9 (i114-131o143-165i186-207o213-230i239-258o264-284i314-333o339-357i369-388o)~BUSCO:8851at33183): MRSLTFLSPLLQPISEIRYGYGFRRSLRCFSSASKLRGTNGMRRSFVLPVSSQPVLTSSIIFRRAVTSASPVNPASEQPIVKYTPPTRGLIASLPKSWIPYAELVRLDKPTGTYYLFFPCLFSTLLAAPFATPMATPLEVVSYSGLFFLGALIMRGAGCAINDLWDRNLDPHVERTKFRPIARKAITPLSAMIFTGTQLLVGLAVLLQFPATCFWYATPSLLLVATYPLAKRVTNYPQAVLGLTFSWGAIMGFPTLGIDLLANVGAAVAAASLYTSCIAWTILYDTIYAHMDVKDDAAAGIKSIALKHQGDTKAILSGLAVAQVGLLAAAGVAVGSGPIFFVGSCGSAIITLGTMIWRVKLDDVKDCWWWFKYGCWFTGTGIATGLFGEYVSQRSSLHQMADDGATNVTKNEMPLQK; this comes from the coding sequence ATGCGATCGCTCACCTTTCTCAGCCCTTTACTCCAACCCATTTCCGAAATCCGTTATGGATATGGGTTCCGAAGGAGCCTTAGGTGCTTTTCGTCCGCGTCCAAGTTACGAGGGACCAACGGTATGAGGCGTAGCTTTGTCTTGCCAGTGTCGTCTCAACCGGTCTTGACATCCTCGATCATTTTTCGCCGAGCCGTAACGTCCGCGAGCCCCGTTAATCCAGCTTCAGAACAACCAATCGTCAAATACACTCCTCCGACTCGCGGTCTGATCGCCTCGCTGCCCAAATCATGGATACCATATGCCGAATTGGTGCGCCTTGACAAACCGACCGGTACCTACTACCTGTTTTTCCCATGCCTATTCTCGACTCTTCTCGCCGCACCGTTCGCCACGCCCATGGCAACACCATTAGAAGTGGTTTCGTACTCAGGCCTATTCTTCCTCGGTGCCTTAATTATGAGGGGAGCCGGATGCGCTATCAACGATTTATGGGACCGTAATCTCGACCCCCATGTAGAAAGAACGAAATTCCGGCCCATTGCAAGAAAAGCCATTACACCTTTGAGTGCGATGATTTTTACCGGAACACAACTTCTTGTTGGTTTAGCAGTCCTCTTGCAGTTTCCCGCGACTTGCTTCTGGTACGCGACTCCTAGCTTACTTTTAGTGGCAACATATCCGCTAGCCAAAAGGGTCACAAACTACCCACAAGCGGTGCTGGGGCTGACATTTTCATGGGGCGCAATAATGGGATTTCCAACTTTGGGCATCGATCTTCTGGCAAATGTCGGAGCCGCCGTAGCCGCGGCTTCTCTATACACGAGCTGTATTGCGTGGACTATATTGTATGACACAATATATGCGCACATGGACGTAAAGGATGATGCTGCTGCCGGTATCAAATCCATCGCGCTCAAACATCAGGGCGATACAAAGGCAATCCTTTCTGGTCTGGCGGTTGCTCAGGTTGGACTGCTTGCCGCCGCTGGCGTAGCAGTTGGCTCTGGTCCTATTTTCTTTGTAGGCAGTTGCGGAAGCGCAATTATAACTTTGGGAACTATGATATGGCGTGTCAAGTTGGATGATGTtaaagattgctggtggtggttTAAATATGGCTGCTGGTTCACGGGTACTGGTATAGCCACCGGATTGTTTGGAGAGTACGTTTCGCAAAGATCCAGTCTTCACCAGATGGCTGATGATGGCGCGACAAACGTCACCAAAAATGAGATGCCCCTTCAGAAATAG
- the GRX5 gene encoding monothiol glutaredoxin grx5 (EggNog:ENOG410PNPZ~COG:O~BUSCO:14878at33183), which translates to MAALPFFCRAVRPASHSLRPLFAPTLSPLQIRLLSTEMKAAIDKAVASAPVVLFMKGTPETPQCGYSRASIQILGLQGVDPDKFTAFNVLEDLELRQGIKEYSDWPTIPQLFIDKEFIGGCDILMSMHQNGDLAKLLEEKGVLVPRESEAAK; encoded by the exons ATGGCTGCCCTTCCT TTTTTTTGCCGAGCAGTTCGGCCGGCTTCTCATTCCCTTAGGCCTCTGTTCGCTCCAACATTATCGCCACTGCAAATTCGTTTGCTATCAACCGAGATGAAAGCTGCCATAGATAAAGCAGTTGCATCGGCACCTGTCGTCCTCTTCATGAAAGGAACTCCGGAGACGCCGCAATGCGGATATTCCAGGGCCAGCATTCAGATTCTGGGACTTCAAGGAGTGGACCCAGATAAATTTACAGCGTTTAATGTACTTGAGGATCTTGAACTAAGGCAGG GGATCAAAGAATACTCTGACTGGCCGACCATTCCTCAGCTTTTTATCGACAAAGAATTTATTGGAGGATGTGACATTTTGATGTCCATGCATCAAAATGGGGACTTAGCGAAGCTGCTCGAGGAGAAAGGAGTTCTGGTTCCCAGAGAATCGGAAGCTGCGAAATAG